The proteins below are encoded in one region of Drosophila santomea strain STO CAGO 1482 chromosome 2R, Prin_Dsan_1.1, whole genome shotgun sequence:
- the LOC120444720 gene encoding patronin isoform X42 yields the protein MDVETQEIRQARQRASVKWLLSKAFNNRVPDNLKEPFYRDHENQERLKPQIIVELGNATLYCQTLANLYSDPNYQSMNHWSIIQTLARKGVPVAESADMPITETVLIQTNPLRINAHMSVIESLMVLYAKEISSGDRVMAAIRRISGNNYQAPTGQSYEQALLGWISHACAALKKRIIKEVDAGLPDDNGSRLQTPDIPPVRDFQDLCDGICLALLISYYCPKVVPWTSVRINYLPAVEDSIHNILLVCNFSQKHLPYTVMHMTPEDVTYMRGSMKLNLVVLLTDLFNLFEIHPAKCVCYPGMDGQDVIARRTMGANEHGICHRRGLTVQPVTPIPDLRSDLDQPPVGSPQNRPPFQVPHSNSFGGGLNRRSTPPNEYQTVQSNNFDGNHAEAFVVHKSRGITTLASMHSQQQQLHQQQHQHQQHQQQYQQQPLQQHPSQSQLQIQQQEPLVPARLRQAKEKTNVESKADERGDFVAAGRPSNWEQSRRPSFAGRRSRRNSSSEDSQLTIENFGGSQDQLNTLGRYERDRERKLSNTSVGSYPVEPAVAVRSSIADARGTLQLGYDTDSGSEKQDRETEKYSMRRQVSVDNVPTVSSHNLSNAGSPLPVARHKQHSSDKDYSSNSGMTPDAYNDTRSTSAYDPESTPVRKSSTSSMPASPAAWQLDVGDDDMRSLENASKLSTIRMKLEEKRRRIEQDKRKIEMALMRHQEKEDLESCPDVMKWETMSNESKRTPDMDPVDLDKYQAYNAPVSAYSSRPPSRDPYQQQLHHQQQQPMPMPQPMQYVNEHGQYMSPPQPAHYMPQQTQQPQSIYSDNGAAYNHSNHSPYGGAPQYRSSVVYDDYGQPTNHFYLHESSPQPQAHPHPQRRTWAHSAAAAAYEQQQQIQPSLVDVNAWQTQQHQKQKQTWMNRPPSSAGAPSPGSFMLHQNGGSGGGGGGELQHLFQVQASPQHGQRQVSGSNGVQRQQSLTNLRDNRSPKAPQNMGMPMGMPMQQEDMMAPQSICFIGDEEDVDELERNIIESMQSTHITDFVHQQQQQHQQQLQQQQRLQGHSGRGSSSEDYDSGEMISNKLNITSGNLTYRIPSPSRPSIQANSFQDPRAMAAAPGAEDQPPEKGFYISFDDEQPKRPKPPLRAKRSPKKESPPGSRDSVDNQATLKRESLSHLHNNNNIGFGNDDVNSKPVTRHSIHGLNNSNSVKSPGNATYNKYTDEPPIQLRQLAVSGAMSPTSNERRHLDDVSNQSPQQTQQPMSPTRLQQSSNNAEAAKNKALVIGADSTNLDPESVDEMERRKEKIMLLSLQRRQQQEEAKARKEIEASQKREKEREKEEERSRKKEEQMARRAAILEQHRLKKAIEEAEREGKTLDRPDLHVKLQSHSSTSTTPRLRQQRTTRPRPKTIHVDDASVDISEASSISSRGKKGSSSNLTGPKLYKQPAAKSNRGIILNAVEYCVFPGVVNREAKQKVLEKIARSEAKHFLVLFRDAGCQFRALYSYQPETDQVTKLYGTGPSQVEEVMFDKFFKYNSGGKCFSQVHTKHLTVTIDAFTIHNSLWQGKRVQLPSKKDMALVI from the exons ATGGATGTCGAAACACAGGAAATACGACAG GCTCGTCAACGTGCTTCCGTCAAATGGCTGCTCTCGAAGGCGTTCAACAATCGCGTGCCGGACAACCTGAAGGAGCCCTTCTACCGCGACCATGAGAATCAGGAGCGCCTGAAGCCGCAAATCATCGTGGAGCTGGGCAATGCCACGCTCTACTGCCAGACGCTGGCCAATCTGTACTCAGATCCCAACTACCAAAGCATGAACCACTGGTCAATAATACAGACGCTAGCGCGCAAGGGAGTTCCCGTGGCCGAATCCGCGGACATGCCCATTACCGAAACGGTATTAATTCAAACCAATCCGCTGCGAATT AACGCCCACATGTCTGTGATAGAATCGCTGATGGTTTTGTATGCGAAGGAAATATCATCGGGTGACCGCGTCATGGCGGCCATACGAAG AATATCTGGCAACAACTATCAGGCGCCCACTGGCCAGTCCTACGAGCAAGCTCTGCTGGGCTGGATTTCACATGCTTGCGCCGCACTGAAGAAGCGCATTATCAAGGAGGTGGACGCAGGACTGCCCGACGATAAT GGTTCTCGTCTGCAGACCCCGGATATACCACCTGTAAGGGACTTCCAGGATCTGTGCGATGGAATCTGCTTGGCACTGCTCATCTCGTACTACTGCCCAAAGGTGGTGCCGTGGACGAGTGTGCGGATCAACTATCTGCCCGCCGTCGAGGactcgattcacaacatcctgcTGGTCTGCAATTTCTCGCAGAAGCATCTGCCCTATACCGTGATGCATATGACGCCCGAGGATGTGACCTACATGCGCGG ATCCATGAAACTTAATCTGGTAGTGTTGCTGACGGATTTGTTCAATCTGTTTGAGATACACCCGGCAAAATGTGTTTGCTACCCCGGCATGGATGGTCAGG ATGTCATCGCCCGGCGCACTATGGGCGCCAATGAGCACGGGATCTGCCATCGACGGGGCCTCACAGTGCAGCCCGTCACACCCATTCCCGATCTGCGCAGCGATCTCGACCAGCCGCCCGTAGGCTCGCCTCAGAACCGACCACCGTTCCAAG tTCCGCACTCGAATTCATTTGGCGGCGGCTTAAATCGCAGATCAACCCCGCCCAACGAATACCAGACGGTTCAGTCAAATAATTTTGACGGTAATCATGCCGAAg CCTTCGTGGTGCACAAGTCGCGTGGCATCACCACACTCGCCTCCATGcactcgcagcagcagcagctccatcagcagcaacatcaacatcaacagcatcagcagcaataccagcagcagccactgcagcagcaccCATCCCAGTCGCAGCTCCAAATCCAGCAGCAGGAGCCCTTGGTTCCGGCTCGCTTGCGCCAGGCTAAAGAAAAGACCAATGTTGAGTCGAAGGCGGACGAGAGAG GCGATTTTGTCGCTGCGGGTCGACCAAGTAACTGGGAACAGAGCCGCCGGCCAAGCTTTGCAG GTCGTCGCTCGCGCAGGAACTCTTCCAGCGAGGACTCCCAGCTGACCATCGAGAACTTTGGTGGCTCCCAGGATCAGCTGAACACGCTGGGACGATACGAACGCGACAGGGAACGCAAGTTGTCCAACACCAGTGTGGGTAGTTATCCAGTTGAACCCGCTGTGGCCGTTCGCTCTTCGATTGCCGATGCTAGGGGCACGTTGCAGTTGGGCTACGATACGGATTCCGGCTCTGAGAAGCAGGATCGTGAAACGGAAAAGTATTCGATGCGCCGGCAAGTCAG TGTCGACAATGTGCCCACGGTGTCGTCGCACAATCTTTCGAATGCGGGCAGCCCGTTGCCGGTGGCTAGGCACAAGCAACATTCCAGCGACAAAGactacagcagcaacagcggcatGACACCAGATGCATACAACGATACCCGCTCCACCAGTGCTTACGATCCGGAGAGCACGCCCGTTCGCAAATCCTCGACAAGCAGCATGCCAGCAAGTCCGGCTGCCTGGCAGTTGGATGTGGGAGACGACGATATGCGCTCACTGGAGAACGCCAGCAAGTTGTCCACCATACGAATGAAACTGGAGGAGAAGCGGCGGCGCATTGAGCAGGACAAGCGCAAGATCGAGATGGCTTTGATGAGGCACCAGGAGAAG GAGGATTTGGAGTCGTGTCCGGACGTTATGAAGTGGGAGACAATGAGCAACGAATCAAAGCGCACGCCTGATATGGATCCCGTGGACTTGGACAAGTACCAG GCCTACAACGCCCCAGTCAGCGCATACAGCTCCCGTCCGCCCAGTCGCGATCcctaccagcagcagctccaccatcagcagcagcagcccatGCCAATGCCACAACCGATGCAGTACGTCAACGAGCACGGGCAGTATATGTCGCCGCCGCAGCCCGCGCACTACATGCCGCAGCAGACGCAACAGCCGCAGAGCATCTACAGCGACAACGGGGCGGCGTACAATCACAGTAACCACTCGCCATACGGCGGAGCTCCACAGTATCGGAGCAGCGTGGTGTACGACGATTACGGGCAGCCCACCAACCACTTCTACCTGCATGAGTCATCGCCGCAGCCACAAGCTCATCCGCATCCCCAGCGTAGGACTTGGGCCCACtctgcagcagccgccgcttatgagcaacagcaacagatcCAGCCTTCCCTGGTGGATGTGAATGCCTGGCAGACGCAGCAGCACCAGAAGCAGAAACAGACCTGGATGAACAGGCCGCCCTCAAGTGCAGGAGCTCCGAGTCCTGGCAGCTTTATGCTGCACCAGAACGGAGGgagcggtggcggtggtggtggtgagcTACAGCACCTGTTTCAGGTACAGGCCTCGCCACAGCATGGCCAACGTCAGGTTAGTGGATCCAATGGCGTGCAGCGCCAGCAATCGCTGACCAATTTGCGAGACAATCGCTCGCCCAAGGCACCACAAAACATGGGAATGCCCATGGGTATGCCAATGCAGCAAGAGGACATGATGGCACCGCAGAGTATTTGCTTTATCGGTGACGAGGAGGATGTTGATGAGCTGGAGCGAAACATCATCGAATCAATGCAGTCGACGCACATCACCGACTTTgtgcaccagcagcagcagcaacaccaacagcaactgcagcagcaacagcggtTGCAGGGCCACAGCGGACGAGGCAGCAGCTCGGAGGATTATGACAGCGGGGAGATGATCTCCAACAAGCTGAATATCACCAGCGGCAATCTCACCTATCGCATACCCTCGCCATCCCGTCCCTCCATCCAAGCCAACAGCTTCCAGGATCCCCGAGCCATGGCAGCAGCTCCCGGTGCAGAGGACCAGCCGCCCGAGAAGGGTTTCTACATCTCCTTCGACGATGAGCAGCCCAAACGACCCAAGCCACCTCTGCGCGCCAAGCGATCGCCCAAAAAGGAGTCTCCACCGGGCAGTAGGGACAGCGTCGATAATCAGGCGACCCTGAAACGTGAATCGCTTAGTCATctgcacaacaacaacaatattgGATTTGGAAATGATGATGTCAACAGCAAACCGGTGACCAGGCACAGCATCCATGGCCTAAACAACTCCAATAGTGTCAAATCTCCCGGAAATGCCACGTACAACAAGTACACGGATGAGCCGCCCATCCAACTGCGTCAGCTGGCCGTATCTGGAGCAATGTCACCAACTAGTAACGAACGTCGCCACTTGGACGATGTCAGCAATCAGTCACCGCAGCAGACGCAACAACCAATGTCGCCCACGCGACTCCAAcagagcagcaacaatgcAGAGGCGGCCAAGAACAAGGCACTGGTCATCGGAGCAGATTCCACCAATTTGGATCCG GAATCTGTAGATGAGATGGAGCGGCGCAAGGAGAAAATCATGCTGCTGTCTTTGCAACGTCGCCAGCAACAGGAGGAGGCGAAGGCGCGCAAAGAGATTGAGGCTTCTCAGAAGCGAGAAAAGGAGCGCGAGAAGGAGGAGGAACGGTCGCGCAAGAAGGAGGAGCAAATGGCACGGCGAGCGGCCATTTTGGAGCAGCACAGACTCAAGAAAGCCATTGAAGAGGCCGAGCGAGAG gGTAAAACCCTGGATCGGCCCGATCTGCACGTGAAGCTGCAATCCCATTCATCCACCTCAACGACCCCGCGGCTGAGGCAGCAGCGTACCACGCGTCCCAGACCGAAGACAATTCACGTGGACGATGCCAGCGTGGACATCAGCGAGGCTTCAAGCATCTCTAGTCGGGGCAAAAAAGGCTCAAGCTCGAATCTAACTG GTCCTAAACTCTATAAGCAACCAGCGGCCAAATCGAATCGTGGAATCATCCTGAATGCCGTTGAATACTGTGTTTTTCCCGGCGTTGTCAACCGCGAGGCCAAACAGAAAGTGCTGGAGAAGATAGCGCGCTCGGAGGCGAAGCACTTCCTGGTACTCTTCCGCGATGCTGGCTGCCAGTTCCGCGCCCTCTACAGCTACCAGCCGGAAACGGACCAGGTGACCAAGCTGTATGGTACTGGGCCTAGTCAAGTCGAAGAAGTCATGTTCGACAAGTTCTTCAA ATATAACTCAGGAGGCAAGTGCTTCTCGCAAGTGCACACCAAGCATCTGACAGTGACCATCGACGCCTTCACAATACACAACTCCCTGTGGCAGGGCAAGCGGGTGCAGTTGCCCAGCAAAAAAGACATGGCGCTTGTTATCTAA
- the LOC120444720 gene encoding patronin isoform X26: MDVETQEIRQARQRASVKWLLSKAFNNRVPDNLKEPFYRDHENQERLKPQIIVELGNATLYCQTLANLYSDPNYQSMNHWSIIQTLARKGVPVAESADMPITETVLIQTNPLRINAHMSVIESLMVLYAKEISSGDRVMAAIRRISGNNYQAPTGQSYEQALLGWISHACAALKKRIIKEVDAGLPDDNGSRLQTPDIPPVRDFQDLCDGICLALLISYYCPKVVPWTSVRINYLPAVEDSIHNILLVCNFSQKHLPYTVMHMTPEDVTYMRGSMKLNLVVLLTDLFNLFEIHPAKCVCYPGMDGQDVIARRTMGANEHGICHRRGLTVQPVTPIPDLRSDLDQPPVGSPQNRPPFQVPHSNSFGGGLNRRSTPPNEYQTVQSNNFDGNHAEAFVVHKSRGITTLASMHSQQQQLHQQQHQHQQHQQQYQQQPLQQHPSQSQLQIQQQEPLVPARLRQAKEKTNVESKADERGDFVAAGRPSNWEQSRRPSFAGRRSRRNSSSEDSQLTIENFGGSQDQLNTLGRYERDRERKLSNTSVGSYPVEPAVAVRSSIADARGTLQLGYDTDSGSEKQDRETEKYSMRRQVSVDNVPTVSSHNLSNAGSPLPVARHKQHSSDKDYSSNSGMTPDAYNDTRSTSAYDPESTPVRKSSTSSMPASPAAWQLDVGDDDMRSLENASKLSTIRMKLEEKRRRIEQDKRKIEMALMRHQEKEDLESCPDVMKWETMSNESKRTPDMDPVDLDKYQQSIAIMNMNLQDIQQDIHRLATQQSQMQAQHLQAQQLMQAQQIANMLNQAYNAPVSAYSSRPPSRDPYQQQLHHQQQQPMPMPQPMQYVNEHGQYMSPPQPAHYMPQQTQQPQSIYSDNGAAYNHSNHSPYGGAPQYRSSVVYDDYGQPTNHFYLHESSPQPQAHPHPQRRTWAHSAAAAAYEQQQQIQPSLVDVNAWQTQQHQKQKQTWMNRPPSSAGAPSPGSFMLHQNGGSGGGGGGELQHLFQVQASPQHGQRQVSGSNGVQRQQSLTNLRDNRSPKAPQNMGMPMGMPMQQEDMMAPQSICFIGDEEDVDELERNIIESMQSTHITDFVHQQQQQHQQQLQQQQRLQGHSGRGSSSEDYDSGEMISNKLNITSGNLTYRIPSPSRPSIQANSFQDPRAMAAAPGAEDQPPEKGFYISFDDEQPKRPKPPLRAKRSPKKESPPGSRDSVDNQATLKRESLSHLHNNNNIGFGNDDVNSKPVTRHSIHGLNNSNSVKSPGNATYNKYTDEPPIQLRQLAVSGAMSPTSNERRHLDDVSNQSPQQTQQPMSPTRLQQSSNNAEAAKNKALVIGADSTNLDPESVDEMERRKEKIMLLSLQRRQQQEEAKARKEIEASQKREKEREKEEERSRKKEEQMARRAAILEQHRLKKAIEEAEREGKTLDRPDLHVKLQSHSSTSTTPRLRQQRTTRPRPKTIHVDDASVDISEASSISSRGKKGSSSNLTGYGQLSSNSMKRDYYRGSQDSLTVKESPDDYPSTSSTPIGRRGSYKTSREPAGVERGRTLSRISVAKGSTLNFRGRKSNSLMNLCGPKLYKQPAAKSNRGIILNAVEYCVFPGVVNREAKQKVLEKIARSEAKHFLVLFRDAGCQFRALYSYQPETDQVTKLYGTGPSQVEEVMFDKFFKYNSGGKCFSQVHTKHLTVTIDAFTIHNSLWQGKRVQLPSKKDMALVI; this comes from the exons ATGGATGTCGAAACACAGGAAATACGACAG GCTCGTCAACGTGCTTCCGTCAAATGGCTGCTCTCGAAGGCGTTCAACAATCGCGTGCCGGACAACCTGAAGGAGCCCTTCTACCGCGACCATGAGAATCAGGAGCGCCTGAAGCCGCAAATCATCGTGGAGCTGGGCAATGCCACGCTCTACTGCCAGACGCTGGCCAATCTGTACTCAGATCCCAACTACCAAAGCATGAACCACTGGTCAATAATACAGACGCTAGCGCGCAAGGGAGTTCCCGTGGCCGAATCCGCGGACATGCCCATTACCGAAACGGTATTAATTCAAACCAATCCGCTGCGAATT AACGCCCACATGTCTGTGATAGAATCGCTGATGGTTTTGTATGCGAAGGAAATATCATCGGGTGACCGCGTCATGGCGGCCATACGAAG AATATCTGGCAACAACTATCAGGCGCCCACTGGCCAGTCCTACGAGCAAGCTCTGCTGGGCTGGATTTCACATGCTTGCGCCGCACTGAAGAAGCGCATTATCAAGGAGGTGGACGCAGGACTGCCCGACGATAAT GGTTCTCGTCTGCAGACCCCGGATATACCACCTGTAAGGGACTTCCAGGATCTGTGCGATGGAATCTGCTTGGCACTGCTCATCTCGTACTACTGCCCAAAGGTGGTGCCGTGGACGAGTGTGCGGATCAACTATCTGCCCGCCGTCGAGGactcgattcacaacatcctgcTGGTCTGCAATTTCTCGCAGAAGCATCTGCCCTATACCGTGATGCATATGACGCCCGAGGATGTGACCTACATGCGCGG ATCCATGAAACTTAATCTGGTAGTGTTGCTGACGGATTTGTTCAATCTGTTTGAGATACACCCGGCAAAATGTGTTTGCTACCCCGGCATGGATGGTCAGG ATGTCATCGCCCGGCGCACTATGGGCGCCAATGAGCACGGGATCTGCCATCGACGGGGCCTCACAGTGCAGCCCGTCACACCCATTCCCGATCTGCGCAGCGATCTCGACCAGCCGCCCGTAGGCTCGCCTCAGAACCGACCACCGTTCCAAG tTCCGCACTCGAATTCATTTGGCGGCGGCTTAAATCGCAGATCAACCCCGCCCAACGAATACCAGACGGTTCAGTCAAATAATTTTGACGGTAATCATGCCGAAg CCTTCGTGGTGCACAAGTCGCGTGGCATCACCACACTCGCCTCCATGcactcgcagcagcagcagctccatcagcagcaacatcaacatcaacagcatcagcagcaataccagcagcagccactgcagcagcaccCATCCCAGTCGCAGCTCCAAATCCAGCAGCAGGAGCCCTTGGTTCCGGCTCGCTTGCGCCAGGCTAAAGAAAAGACCAATGTTGAGTCGAAGGCGGACGAGAGAG GCGATTTTGTCGCTGCGGGTCGACCAAGTAACTGGGAACAGAGCCGCCGGCCAAGCTTTGCAG GTCGTCGCTCGCGCAGGAACTCTTCCAGCGAGGACTCCCAGCTGACCATCGAGAACTTTGGTGGCTCCCAGGATCAGCTGAACACGCTGGGACGATACGAACGCGACAGGGAACGCAAGTTGTCCAACACCAGTGTGGGTAGTTATCCAGTTGAACCCGCTGTGGCCGTTCGCTCTTCGATTGCCGATGCTAGGGGCACGTTGCAGTTGGGCTACGATACGGATTCCGGCTCTGAGAAGCAGGATCGTGAAACGGAAAAGTATTCGATGCGCCGGCAAGTCAG TGTCGACAATGTGCCCACGGTGTCGTCGCACAATCTTTCGAATGCGGGCAGCCCGTTGCCGGTGGCTAGGCACAAGCAACATTCCAGCGACAAAGactacagcagcaacagcggcatGACACCAGATGCATACAACGATACCCGCTCCACCAGTGCTTACGATCCGGAGAGCACGCCCGTTCGCAAATCCTCGACAAGCAGCATGCCAGCAAGTCCGGCTGCCTGGCAGTTGGATGTGGGAGACGACGATATGCGCTCACTGGAGAACGCCAGCAAGTTGTCCACCATACGAATGAAACTGGAGGAGAAGCGGCGGCGCATTGAGCAGGACAAGCGCAAGATCGAGATGGCTTTGATGAGGCACCAGGAGAAG GAGGATTTGGAGTCGTGTCCGGACGTTATGAAGTGGGAGACAATGAGCAACGAATCAAAGCGCACGCCTGATATGGATCCCGTGGACTTGGACAAGTACCAG CAAAGTATCGCCATCATGAACATGAACCTGCAGGATATCCAGCAGGATATCCACCGCCTGGCCACCCAGCAAAGCCAAATGCAGGCGCAACACCTCCAAGCCCAACAGCTCATGCAGGCTCAGCAGATAGCCAACATGCTGAACCAG GCCTACAACGCCCCAGTCAGCGCATACAGCTCCCGTCCGCCCAGTCGCGATCcctaccagcagcagctccaccatcagcagcagcagcccatGCCAATGCCACAACCGATGCAGTACGTCAACGAGCACGGGCAGTATATGTCGCCGCCGCAGCCCGCGCACTACATGCCGCAGCAGACGCAACAGCCGCAGAGCATCTACAGCGACAACGGGGCGGCGTACAATCACAGTAACCACTCGCCATACGGCGGAGCTCCACAGTATCGGAGCAGCGTGGTGTACGACGATTACGGGCAGCCCACCAACCACTTCTACCTGCATGAGTCATCGCCGCAGCCACAAGCTCATCCGCATCCCCAGCGTAGGACTTGGGCCCACtctgcagcagccgccgcttatgagcaacagcaacagatcCAGCCTTCCCTGGTGGATGTGAATGCCTGGCAGACGCAGCAGCACCAGAAGCAGAAACAGACCTGGATGAACAGGCCGCCCTCAAGTGCAGGAGCTCCGAGTCCTGGCAGCTTTATGCTGCACCAGAACGGAGGgagcggtggcggtggtggtggtgagcTACAGCACCTGTTTCAGGTACAGGCCTCGCCACAGCATGGCCAACGTCAGGTTAGTGGATCCAATGGCGTGCAGCGCCAGCAATCGCTGACCAATTTGCGAGACAATCGCTCGCCCAAGGCACCACAAAACATGGGAATGCCCATGGGTATGCCAATGCAGCAAGAGGACATGATGGCACCGCAGAGTATTTGCTTTATCGGTGACGAGGAGGATGTTGATGAGCTGGAGCGAAACATCATCGAATCAATGCAGTCGACGCACATCACCGACTTTgtgcaccagcagcagcagcaacaccaacagcaactgcagcagcaacagcggtTGCAGGGCCACAGCGGACGAGGCAGCAGCTCGGAGGATTATGACAGCGGGGAGATGATCTCCAACAAGCTGAATATCACCAGCGGCAATCTCACCTATCGCATACCCTCGCCATCCCGTCCCTCCATCCAAGCCAACAGCTTCCAGGATCCCCGAGCCATGGCAGCAGCTCCCGGTGCAGAGGACCAGCCGCCCGAGAAGGGTTTCTACATCTCCTTCGACGATGAGCAGCCCAAACGACCCAAGCCACCTCTGCGCGCCAAGCGATCGCCCAAAAAGGAGTCTCCACCGGGCAGTAGGGACAGCGTCGATAATCAGGCGACCCTGAAACGTGAATCGCTTAGTCATctgcacaacaacaacaatattgGATTTGGAAATGATGATGTCAACAGCAAACCGGTGACCAGGCACAGCATCCATGGCCTAAACAACTCCAATAGTGTCAAATCTCCCGGAAATGCCACGTACAACAAGTACACGGATGAGCCGCCCATCCAACTGCGTCAGCTGGCCGTATCTGGAGCAATGTCACCAACTAGTAACGAACGTCGCCACTTGGACGATGTCAGCAATCAGTCACCGCAGCAGACGCAACAACCAATGTCGCCCACGCGACTCCAAcagagcagcaacaatgcAGAGGCGGCCAAGAACAAGGCACTGGTCATCGGAGCAGATTCCACCAATTTGGATCCG GAATCTGTAGATGAGATGGAGCGGCGCAAGGAGAAAATCATGCTGCTGTCTTTGCAACGTCGCCAGCAACAGGAGGAGGCGAAGGCGCGCAAAGAGATTGAGGCTTCTCAGAAGCGAGAAAAGGAGCGCGAGAAGGAGGAGGAACGGTCGCGCAAGAAGGAGGAGCAAATGGCACGGCGAGCGGCCATTTTGGAGCAGCACAGACTCAAGAAAGCCATTGAAGAGGCCGAGCGAGAG gGTAAAACCCTGGATCGGCCCGATCTGCACGTGAAGCTGCAATCCCATTCATCCACCTCAACGACCCCGCGGCTGAGGCAGCAGCGTACCACGCGTCCCAGACCGAAGACAATTCACGTGGACGATGCCAGCGTGGACATCAGCGAGGCTTCAAGCATCTCTAGTCGGGGCAAAAAAGGCTCAAGCTCGAATCTAACTG GCTACGGTCAACTAAGCTCAAATTCAATGAAAAGAGATTACTACAGGGGCTCGCAAGACTCCCTCACTGTAAAAG AGTCACCCGATGATTATCCCAGTACAAGTTCAACTCCGATTGGACGACGGGGATCGTACAAAACTTCCAGAG AGCCAGCCGGCGTAGAAAGGGGCCGCACTCTGTCGCGTATCTCCGTCGCTAAGGGCAGCACGCTTAATTTCCGGGGCCGAAAGTCCAATTCGCTAATGAATCTGTGCG GTCCTAAACTCTATAAGCAACCAGCGGCCAAATCGAATCGTGGAATCATCCTGAATGCCGTTGAATACTGTGTTTTTCCCGGCGTTGTCAACCGCGAGGCCAAACAGAAAGTGCTGGAGAAGATAGCGCGCTCGGAGGCGAAGCACTTCCTGGTACTCTTCCGCGATGCTGGCTGCCAGTTCCGCGCCCTCTACAGCTACCAGCCGGAAACGGACCAGGTGACCAAGCTGTATGGTACTGGGCCTAGTCAAGTCGAAGAAGTCATGTTCGACAAGTTCTTCAA ATATAACTCAGGAGGCAAGTGCTTCTCGCAAGTGCACACCAAGCATCTGACAGTGACCATCGACGCCTTCACAATACACAACTCCCTGTGGCAGGGCAAGCGGGTGCAGTTGCCCAGCAAAAAAGACATGGCGCTTGTTATCTAA